CCCTTCCAGTCTCTTTTGCTACTGATGCAggtcaggattaaaaaaaaattaaaaaaaataaaaatccctattagaaaaaaaagcactcaCAGCTTCTGGGGGTTACTGGGCTACAGAGGAACCCCCGCAAGACCAAGTTTTAGGAATCAGGCAAGCTGCAGCATCCAGCAATCATCACAGCTAAAAAAACCTGCACTTCTGGAAGCACTGCAAGGCTGTCAAGTTTTGTCTTGGGAGCAAAAACCTAATTGTAGAGATCATGTCACCAAGGGAGTGGTTGCACTAACCTCGGTGACTCTGGATCAGACTAGCTAGGACTATTAGGGCACTTCTGCCTTTTGCATTTTGATAGCTGGAAACAGATTTGAAATCAAACCTGAAGCATTGGTCTGCACGACCCTGTAGACCAAAGTGATTTAGAGGCAATAAAACTGCTGTTCTAAAACTTCAGTCAACTCTTATctaaaatttttctctttcagtaagTAGGCCTTCCATACTGGGGCCAAAAATAGCTGGCCAGTTCTGATCTTGTTTTCCCATCAACATGGTCACGTCCCTCAGAGCCTGGAACGCAGATTCAGTTTCACACCAGCAACAGGGCTAAGTAAGACTTTTTCCCATCAGAGAATACTAGCTGCATCAAACAATTGATGGAATAATTAGGGTATTACCAAAGTGCTGTCAAGTATGGACTTACAGAACAACTcaaaaacagacacaaaattaTTACTCCTAAATGaatcaaaagattaaaaaaaaataataatatttaaaataaagatccTAGGACTTGACGTGAGCAGCACAATTAGGGAAACACCCCCCAGAAGGTGGGGCTTCCACAGTCAATGTCTGACCTGGAAAGGAAACTCAATACAATTACCAGCACTCACGCAACCTGGCTTTACAGTCGAGGGTGAGCTGCACTCAATCTCCCGGTCAGGTTATTCCTCTAGGAGGCACTAtgttaattacaaaaataaaaaaagttacagctGCATAACTGCATAGTGGTCATCTCCGAGCACTCCTAGAGGAGTTAGCTGTAACTGTTCACATAGGCACAGGGAAGGGTAGTGTCAGGGACAGACTGCAAAATCCTAGGAGCAGGACGTGCAAGGTCATATGGTCACAGAGGCTACCGGAGAGTTAATGTTGGAGACAGTCAGGTGCTGGTTGTTGTCAGTGGGGCACTTGGGGAAGCCATCCGTCTTGCAGAGGATCTTGGAAATGATCTTGCGAAAGGTGTAGCGGAAGTCCCTGATCCTGTAGGCGTAGATGATGGGATTGATGACAGAGTTGGCATGGGAGAGGATGATGGCCATATACATCACCCACTCAGGCTTGTATTTGGAGAACTCCTCATGGAAGTGAGTGATGCAGTTCAAGATATGCAGGGGCAGCCAACAAAAGGCAAAAAGTCCTACAATGATGGCCAGAGACTTGGCTGCGTGGATCTCCTTCTGCAGTGTGGTCCTGGAGTTCCCCATCAGTTCGATCTGATGCAACTGTTTGCAGGCGACCATGAATATCTTAATGTAGATTCCCAGCATGATAGCAAGTGGAAGCAGCACGCAGCCGAAGAAGTTGAAGTACACCATGTAGCTCATCGTTACCACATTCTCAAAGAGGCATGAGATGAAACAGCCATGGTGCTCTGTCCCAGTGTCAGCCCCTGTCTCGTTGGTGGTGTTGGGGCAACCGCTCATGGCTTTGTTCCAGCCCATAAGTGGAGTCAGTCCAATTCCAAAGGACAGGAGCCACAGCACAGCGATGAGTCCTCTTGCCCGCTTGCCAGTCACCAGACTATTATACCTACAGCATCAAGAACAAAAACAAGCTAGAGCCATTAAATAAATGAGCGCTCGTGACTTCCCTGCAGTTAAAGTCAT
The Harpia harpyja isolate bHarHar1 chromosome 12, bHarHar1 primary haplotype, whole genome shotgun sequence genome window above contains:
- the ADORA2B gene encoding adenosine receptor A2b isoform X1, whose product is MNGSSSSPWALAMDAMKTTYIVLELIIAVLSIAGNVLVCWAVAINSTLKNATNYFLVSLAVADIAVGLLAIPFAITISIGFQVDFHSCLFFACFVLVLTQSSIFSLLAVAIDRYLAIKIPLRYNSLVTGKRARGLIAVLWLLSFGIGLTPLMGWNKAMSGCPNTTNETGADTGTEHHGCFISCLFENVVTMSYMVYFNFFGCVLLPLAIMLGIYIKIFMVACKQLHQIELMGNSRTTLQKEIHAAKSLAIIVGLFAFCWLPLHILNCITHFHEEFSKYKPEWVMYMAIILSHANSVINPIIYAYRIRDFRYTFRKIISKILCKTDGFPKCPTDNNQHLTVSNINSPVASVTI